In Aspergillus luchuensis IFO 4308 DNA, chromosome 1, nearly complete sequence, the following are encoded in one genomic region:
- the ARP4 gene encoding actin family protein (BUSCO:EOG09262MOO;~COG:B;~EggNog:ENOG410PFT0;~InterPro:IPR004000,IPR043129;~PFAM:PF00022) — translation MNPSIPPSTAEYGGDEVSAIVLDPGFSTTRAGFAGEDTPKSLIPTYYGRYSSDGQSKLVFGDDIFVTPRPGLSIHNPMGRDGIVEDWDMAEKVWEYAFTSRLTGPKPGNPLQNGLNDVPEGELSTEMEGVETEEKLLADSPLLMSEPGWNPTKSREKTIELAMEKWGTPAFYLARNGVLSAFAAGKASALVIDIGASNISVTPVHDGMILKRGVQHSPLGGDYISSQIRALFKSNAPQPITITPHYLISSKTAVDAGQPPQAKYKTFAPDRAPDASYRTLLEERTLSEFKECVVQVWPGPNKLSATGPNGVSNEELAKSSPGRPFEFPDGYNQVFGVDRYKVVESLFDAKAAIPDPESAFPAPTPAQTVPELIKNALNGVDVDIRPHLLANVVVTGASSLLYGFTDRLNQELMQMFPGPRVRISAPGNTAERKFGSWIGGSILASLGTFHQMWISKKEFDEHGPNIVEKRCK, via the exons ATgaatccctccatcccaccttCCACGGCTGAATATGGCGGAG ATGAGGTGTCGGCGATTGTGCTCGACCCCGGCTTCTCGACGACACGAGCTGGATTTGCAGGGGAAGACACACCCAAATCCCTGATTCCGACATACTACGGGAGATATTCTTCAGATGGCCAGTCGAAGTTGGTCTTCGGTGATGATATCTTTGTTACGCCCCGGCCCGGTCTGTCGATTCACAACCCAATGGGTCGCGATGGAATCGTGGAGGACTGGGACATGGCAGAGAAAGTATGGGAATATGCCTTCACGTCGCGCCTGACGGGCCCAAAGCCTGGAAATCCCCTACAGAACGGATTGAACGACGTGCCGGAGGGCGAATTATCTACAGAAATGGAAGGGGTGGAAAccgaggagaagctgcttGCTGATAGCCCGCTGCTGATGTCGGAGCCCGGCTGGAATCCCACGAAGTCGCGCGAGAAGACTATCGAGCTTGCTATGGAGAAGTGGGGAACCCCGGCCTTCTATCTAGCCAGGAACGGTGTTCTTTCAGC CTTTGCGGCCGGCAAGGCTTCCGCCCTTGTGATTGACATTGGCGCTTCTAATATCTCCGTAACTCCGGTCCACGACGGTATGATACTGAAGCGGGGAGTGCAGCACTCCCCTCTCGGTGGTGATTATATCTCATCTCAGATCCGCGCTCTCTTCAAGTCGAACGCCCCGCAGCCGATAACGATCACTCCTCATTATCTGATCTCGTCCAAGACAGCAGTTGATGCCGGCCAACCCCCACAAGCTAAATACAAGACTTTCGCCCCCGACAGAGCTCCTGACGCATCTTACAGAACACTTCTGGAAGAGCGAACCCTGTCCGAGTTCAAGGAATGTGTTGTCCAAGTTTGGCCCGGCCCCAACAAGCTCTCCGCCACAGGACCCAACGGCGTCTCGAACGAAGAACTGGCCAAGAGCAGCCCCGGCCGGCCCTTCGAGTTCCCCGACGGCTACAACCAGGTCTTCGGAGTCGATCGCTACAAGGTCGTCGAATCCCTATTCGACGCCAAAGCTGCAATCCCGGACCCCGAATCGGCATTCCCCGCACCGACGCCGGCACAAACTGTGCCCGAGCTCATCAAGAATGCGCTGAACGGCGTCGACGTCGACATCCGCCCGCACTTGTTGGCTAACGTTGTTGTCACGGGTGCCTCCAGCTTACTCTATGGTTTCACCGACCGTTTGAACCAGGAGCTCATGCAGATGTTCCCAGGTCCACGCGTTCGTATATCGGCCCCAGGAAACACCGCGGAGCGGAAGTTTGGCTCTTGGATCGGTGGAAGTATCCTCGCCAGTTTGGGTACCTTCCATCAGATGTGGATCTCCAAGAAGGAGTTTGACGAACATGGTCCGAATATTGTCGAGAAACGCTGCAAGTAG
- a CDS encoding telomere length and silencing 1 family protein (COG:S;~EggNog:ENOG410PQA6;~InterPro:IPR010756;~PFAM:PF07052) encodes MEPEIDPASLFRPGKRRKFQRRRPEDNDEESPSATEDVARVSESSTPPSWQDAPSSVPTAEILRSRRLQRARKGGIEFSATSRPSAGKNSQTAISTVAEEDQENERLRAMCDRFTAHTGQTVDVDKHMMDFIESEMAKRYRRDNSTEVTTHDTPSATEPKAAALSSADLPQREPASLGKLHEIDLGHETTLQNIARTEAATKRLAGDGDQSSPTEQSSGPKMAPVNGDQKTWRNRKRRTSEDIERDRLVEEVLRESKLDVYEGPEEEGDEAVGEDGQAADDRVAEQFRRDFLDAIQSRRRVARARNTKTTKPEAPRGPKLGGSRSARAAMREMQEKSTRK; translated from the exons ATGGAGCCAGAAATTGACCCAGCCTCCCTCTTCCGGCCGGGCAAGAGGCGGAAGTTCCAGCGACGCCGGCCAGAGGACAACGACGAGGAATCGCCTTCTGCGACAGAAGATGTTGCTCGTGTTTCAGAATCATCTACACCTCCGTCCTGGCAGGATGCCCCAAGCTCTGTCCCCACAGCAGAGATTCTTCGTTCGCGACGGCTTCAGCGAGCTCGAAAGGGTGGCATCGAATTCTCCGCCACCTCGCGGCCATCGGCCGGTAAGAATAGTCAAACGGCCATTTCAAccgtggcggaggaggatcaaGAAAATGAAAGGTTGCGAGCAATGTGCGATCGATTCACGGCCCATACTGGCCAAACGGTTGATGTTGACAAGCATAT GATGGATTTTATAGAGTCTGAAATGGCTAAGCGATACCGGCGTGACAATTCGACCGAAGTTACGACGCATGATACACCTTCGGCGACTGAACCGAAAGCGGCTGCTCTGTCTTCTGCTGACCTTCCCCAACGCGAGCCGGCGTCTCTTGGGAAACTGCACGAAATTGATCTTGGTCACGAGACAACGTTGCAGAATATTGCCCGTACAGAGGCAGCGACGAAGAGACTCGCCGGGGATGGCGATCAAAGCTCTCCCACCGAGCAGAGCTCCGGGCCCAAGATGGCCCCGGTAAATGGGGACCAGAAGACGTGGCGCAATCGGAAACGACGGACGAGTGAAGACATTGAACGAGATCgactggtggaggaagtattACGGGAAAGTAAAT TGGATGTCTACGAGGggccagaagaggaaggtgacGAAGCagtgggtgaggatgggcAAGCGGCCGATGATAGGGTGGCAGAGCAGTTCAGAAGGGACTTTCTCGATGCCATTCAATCCCGGCGTCGTGTTGCGCGAGCAAGGAATACGAAGACAACCAAGCCCGAGGCTCCGCGCGGGCCCAAATTGGGAGGCAGTAGAAGTGCCAGAGCAGCGATGCGGGAGATGCAAGAGAAGTCTACCCGTAAATGA
- a CDS encoding uncharacterized protein (COG:S;~EggNog:ENOG410PPVF), whose protein sequence is MASPAEREGRLAVSANARPSEGIKQTKERRPGQFSRHPISQLQGPFEESIQEAIGIGNGRWVANIDAQSRRKILLESPNYERLCGRKWRQRADERYHPLWKLIAQMSFGVHLLVGKLAKSDVEVLKILQVHVDEMDGFLKRTSEDFLIIQIDVRTRSKYLSLPLENLMVFDEMLEDRSFRGSMIEYNDRIEHAIDRFATAIEDSLKDIQKGREAVGALWTYLQQSAEKHSPLPVRLLAVYQAMLANAEGWNIALSNLRRKGVALQSALLQLGLATTELQRRVGVASRKAVVSYMRSTNGLTRKKSLRQRFMERGSFVSAPASTPNKPLPRAPDRPATATLSRSTDRNRLTQKSVPNLRAARENDERNPHTKLPDRAKSVNGTTDGFDSEGFVLKLRRLSRSKLRTRELASEHPEPLPVRPSTAPSRASKARSIYLEPLKSLHKSKREPSQKAHTSMVPAQTERLVAAQPSARRETMKNQLLQYFKSDKVVDAWEHETQKEKSNPEDSSQAKKAGPWSEFCAESSINDDGCLQIKSDMVGSDLNNDMAWLQEDAGAMNTYSLKPKRDVGPRIHVLSVQFSLAQDDNELENQDPEAELEDTQSVITALPSIPAAPVNTEEFHPHSLYPGYNLGHSPEPATVFT, encoded by the exons ATGGCGTCTCCagcggaaagggaaggaaggttgGCAGTTTCTGCCAATGCCCGACCAAGCGAGGGGATCAAACAAACCAAGGAACGGCGACCAGGCCAGTTCTCAAGGCACCCAATCTCTCAGCTGCAGGGACCCTTCGAGGAATCGATACAGGAAGCCATTGGCATTGGGAACGGTAGATGGGTAGCCAATATTGATGCTCAATCTCGGCGCAAAATCCTACTCGAAAGCCCCAATTATGAACGGCTTTGTGGCAGGAAATGGCGCCAGAGAGCCGATGAAAG ATATCACCCCCTATGGAAACTCATCGCCCAGATGTCCTTTGGGGTCCACCTACTAGTTGGAAAACTCGCCAAGTCCGACGTGGAGGTCTTGAAAATCCTTCAGGTTCATGTAgacgagatggatggatttcTTAAGAGGACCTCGGAAGATTTTTTAATCATCCAGATTGACGTGCGCACACGGAGTAAGTATCTTAGCCTACCTCTCGAGAATCTAATGGTTTTCGATGAGATGCTGGAGGATCGCAGTTTCCGTGGCTCTATGATCGAATATAATGACAGGATCGAACACGCCATTGATCGATTCGCAACTGCGATCGAAGATTCCCTGAAAGACATCCAAAAAGGCCGGGAGGCGGTGGGTGCGCTATGGACATACCTTCAACAGTCAGCCGAAAAGCATAGTCCATTGCCTGTTAGACTACTGGCTGTCTACCAGGCTATGCTCGCAAACGCGGAGGGCTGGAACATAGCACTTTCGAATCTCCGTCGGAAAGGTGTCGCTCTACAATCggcccttcttcagcttGGCCTAGCCACGACAGAACTGCAGCGACGTGTGGGAGTAGCAAGTCGAAAAGCTGTT GTGTCCTACATGCGAAGTACCAATGGATTGACCCGAAAGAAATCACTGCGGCAACGATTCATGGAAAGAGGCTCATTCGTTAGCGCGCCGGCCTCGACTCCGAACAAACCTCTTCCCCGTGCTCCGGACCGTCCGGCGACAGCGACCCTCTCCCGGTCGACTGACCGTAATAGGCTCACGCAGAAGAGTGTTCCGAATCTCAGGGCGGCCAGGGAGAATGACGAGCGTAATCCGCACACGAAGCTACCAGACCGAGCCAAGTCTGTCAACGGTACTACTGACGGCTTCGACTCGGAAGGCTTTGTGCTTAAGCTTCGCCGTCTCTCCCGATCCAAGCTCAGAACAAGGGAACTTGCAAGCGAACATCCTGAACCCCTACCAGTGCGCCCTTCCACTGCACCTTCCAGGGCGTCGAAAGCTCGAAGTATATATCTGGAACCACTGAAGTCCCTGCACAAAAGTAAAAGGGAACCAAGTCAGAAGGCTCATACTTCAATGGTGCCAGCTCAAACGGAACGTCTGGTTGCTGCTCAACCTTCAGCGAGACGAGAAACGATGAAAAACCAACTACTGCAGTATTTCAAATCCGACAAAGTGGTTGATGCTTGGGAACATGAAAcgcaaaaagagaaaagcaatCCTGAGGATTCCTCCCAGGCCAAAAAGGCCGGCCCTTGGAGCGAATTTTGTGCAGAGTCGTCCATCAATGACGATGGCTGTCTACAAATAAAATCGGACATGGTCGGATCTGATCTGAACAATGATATGGCATGGCTCCAGGAGGATGCTGGCGCGATGAATACTTATTCCTTAAAGCCAAAGAGGGATGTCGGACCCAGGATCCACGTCCTTTCGGTCCAATTTAGCCTTGCGCAGGATGATAACGAACTAGAAAACCAAGACCCTGAAGCGGAGCTTGAAGATACACAATCGGTCATAACAGCTCTTCCTTCCATACCAGCCGCGCCGGTGAATACGGAAGAATTTCATCCTCATTCGCTTTATCCTGGATACAATCTCGGACATTCCCCCGAACCTGCCACGGTCTTTACCTGA
- the pdiA gene encoding protein disulfide isomerase PDI1 (COG:O;~EggNog:ENOG410PHME;~InterPro:IPR017937,IPR005788,IPR036249,IPR005792, IPR013766;~PFAM:PF00085,PF01216,PF13848;~SECRETED:SignalP(1-20);~go_function: GO:0003756 - protein disulfide isomerase activity [Evidence IEA]), with protein sequence MRSFAPWLVSLLGASAVAAAADTESDVISLDQDTFESFMNEHGLVLAEFFAPWCGHCKALAPKYEEAATELKAKNIPLVKVDCTAEEDLCRSQGVEGYPTLKIFRGVDSSKPYQGARQTESIVSYMIKQSLPAVSSVNEGNLEEIKTMDKIVVIGYFPSDDQKTYQAFEKYAESQRDNYLFAATDDAAIAKKEGVEQPSIVLYKDFDEKKAIYDGEIEQEAIHNWVKSASTPLVGEIGPETYSGYIGAGIPLAYIFAETKEEREKYTEDFKPIAQKHKGAINIATIDAKMFGAHAGNLNLDSQKFPAFAIQDPAKNAKYPYDQAKDLDAEEVEKFIQDVLDGKVEPSIKSEPIPESQEGPVTVVVAHSYKDLVIDNDKDVLLEFYAPWCGHCKALAPKYDELAALYADHPDLAAKVTIAKIDATANDVPDPITGFPTIRLYPAGAKDSPIEFSGQRTVEDLANFVKENGKHNVDALNVAPEETQEGGDVTEAAPSATEAETPAATEDEKAEHDEL encoded by the exons ATGCGCTCCTTCGCGCCCTGGCTCGTTAGCCTTCTCGGAGCATCCGCGgtggctgcggctgctgatACCGAGTCTGATGTTATCTCGTTGGATCAAGACACATTTGAGAGCTTCATGAACGAGCATGGTCTCGTCCTTGCCGAATTCTTTGCTCCTTGGTGTGGCCACTGCAAAGCCCTCGCGCCAAAGTATGAGGAAGCAGCCACGGAGCTGAAGGCGAAGAACATCCCTCTGGTGAAGGTTGACTGCACCGCCGAGGAGGATCTCTGCCGGAGCCAGGGAGTAGAAGGTTACCCTACTCTCAAGATCTTCCGGGGTGTTGACTCTAGCAAGCCGTACCAGGGCGCGCGTCAAACAGAATC TATCGTTTCCTATATGATTAAGCAGTCACTTCCTGCAGTATCCTCAGTGAACGAGGGGAATTTGGAAGAGATCAAGACCATGGACAAGATTGTCGTGATCGGTTATTTCCCGTCCGACGACCAGAAAACTTATCAGGCATTCGAGAAATATGCTGAGTCTCAGCGGGATAACTACCTCTTTGCTGCAACGGATGATGCGGCCATTgcgaagaaggaaggtgtCGAGCAGCCCTCCATCGTGCTCTACAAGGACttcgatgagaagaaggctaTTTACGATGGCGAGATCGAACAGGAGGCCATTCACAACTGGGTGAAATCCGCTAGTACTCCCCTTGTGGGCGAGATTGGCCCCGAGACCTACTCTGGCTATATCGGG GCTGGAATCCCATTGGCTTATATCTTTGCCGAGACCAAGGAGGAGCGCGAGAAGTACACCGAAGACTTCAAGCCTATTGCCCAGAAGCACAAGGGTGCCATCAACATTGCTACTATTGACGCTAAGATGTTTGGTGCCCACGCTGGAAACCTCAACCTCGACTCTCAGAAGTTCCCGGCATTCGCCATCCAGGATCCCGCAAAGAATGCCAAATACCCCTACGACCAGGCCAAAGATTTGGATGCCGAAGAGGTTGAGAAGTTCATCCAGGATGTTCTGGATGGCAAGGTTGAGCCTAGCATCAAGTCGGAACCTATTCCCGAGTCTCAGGAGGGTCCCGTCACGGTTGTTGTGGCTCATTCCTACAAGGATCTCGTCATTGAcaatgacaaggatgtcctGCTCGAATTCTACGCACCTTGGTGTGGACACTGCAAAGC TCTTGCTCCGAAGTATGATGAGCTCGCAGCTCTCTACGCTGACCACCCCGATTTGGCGGCTAAGGTTACCATCGCCAAAATCGATGCGACGGCCAACGATGTCCCGGACCCGATTACTGGATTCCCTACCATCCGACTTTACCCCGCCGGTGCCAAGGACTCTCCCATTGAGTTCTCTGGCCAGCGCACTGTCGAGGATCTTGCCAACTTTGTGAAGGAGAATGGCAAACACAACGTCGACGCCCTTAATGTCGCTCCTGAGGAAACCCAGGAGGGCGGTGATGTGACTGAGGCTGCTCCCTCCGCTACGGAGGCCGAGACCCCGGCTGCCACAGAGGACGAGAAGGCAGAACATGATGAACTGTAA
- a CDS encoding transcription factor domain-containing protein (COG:S;~EggNog:ENOG410PQ42;~InterPro:IPR007219;~PFAM:PF04082;~go_function: GO:0003677 - DNA binding [Evidence IEA];~go_function: GO:0008270 - zinc ion binding [Evidence IEA];~go_process: GO:0006351 - transcription, DNA-templated [Evidence IEA]) — protein sequence MDACGRLPHSTRHHLFSIYFSKVNHILPLVDQASFAQASSDGVASVFLERAICLVAAKDRAAGPHLRFSNDGPLISSRSFCSKLYQGLVVALNVGLEPDRLCRIRILTLMSLHCEGYEGAEAASMHLCQAIHQAQTVGLHLDRPGRAPGDSLFNLFWCLWGLDRMHACIGGRPVILSDCDIGIEKPKIQDISPRSAFDIWFAISDLLSTVISLYRPSSDHTVGWEGEFPAFEGITGDKLQDDLDFTTLGLLELYYHAVAILSCRYKVTHRSDESRPSYVRQGLAAIRIHSIAAIECSQELPPLPIVPYALALSMGVSYQQFRSSKLITHLDRARTSLEACCTLLEELGGLWYSAEATARLGRKALHRIDEAELGHHQHGRAASPATPTTQNPRAFLSPPPDSSFDPAQGTQSNVRSGAPSTALGQELPPRPFYSQDISAPDPEHDSFTDIDTLFGDFLDLSLPTNFWDPLFMAEPPPGT from the exons ATGGATGCCTGTGGCCGTTTGCCCCATTCTACCCGCCATCATCTGTTCTCCATCTATTTCAGCAAGGTCAACCATATCCTGCCCCTTGTCGACCAGGCATCTTTCGCCCAAGCCAGCTCGGATGGCGTCGCATCTGTTTTTCTGGAGAGAGCCATTTGCCTTGTCGCTGCTAAAGATAGGGCGGCTGGTCCTCACCTTCGCTTTAGCAATGATGGCCCCCTCATTTCCTCTCGTTCATTCTGCTCTAAACTATATCAAGGATTGGTAGTCGCTTTAAATGTCGGGCTGGAACCTGATAGACTTTGTCGTATCCGCATCTTGACCCTTATGTCACTGCATTGTGAGGGGTACGAAGGTGCAGAAGCGGCGTCTATGCACCTGTGTCAGGCCATTCATCAAGCTCAGACGGTAGGCCTGCATTTGGACCGACCGGGTCGGGCACCCGGCGATTCTCTATTCAACCTTTTCTGGTGCCTATGGGGCCTGGATAGGATGCATGCCTGTATTGGGGGTCGCCCAGTCATCCTCTCCGACTGCGATATCGGAATTGAGAAACCGAAAATTCAGGATATTTCTCCCAGATCCGCCTTTGATATCTGGTTTGCAATATCTGATCTTCTGTCGACCGTGATCTCGCTTTATCGGCCATCATCGGACCATACAGTTggatgggagggggaatTCCCTGCATTTGAAGGCATTACAGGCGATAAATTGCAAGATGACCTGGACTTCACTACACTAG GTCTCCTTGAGCTCTACTATCATGCAGTTGCCATACTGTCATGCAGATACAAGGTTACCCACCGGTCGGATGAGTCCAGGCCTTCATATGTCCGCCAAGGTCTTGCTGCCATCCGAATCCACTCCATTGCTGCTATCGAATGCTCCCAAGAGTTACCGCCTTTGCCGATTGTTCCATACGCATTAGCACTTTCTATGGGTGTGTCATATCAACAATTTCGCTCAAGTAAGCTCATCACGCATCTTGATCGAGCCCGAACCAGCCTGGAAGCTTGCTGTACTCTGCTCGAAGAACTGGGCGGGCTCTGGTATTCTGCAGAAGCAACGGCACGACTGGGCCGGAAAGCGTTGCACCGAATTGACGAGGCCGAGCTTGGACATCACCAACATGGCCGGGCTGCCAGTCCCGCCACGCCCACAACCCAGAATCCGAGGGCGTTTCTCTCCCCGCCTCCGGATTCATCTTTCGATCCCGCCCAGGGTACTCAGAGTAATGTACGCAGTGGGGCGCCCTCGACTGCGCTAGGGCAGGAACTTCCGCCCCGGCCATTTTACTCGCAAGATATCAGTGCCCCAGACCCTGAACATGACAGCTTTACGGACATCGACACGTTGTTTGGAGATTTCCTCGATCTCTCCCTGCCCACCAATTTCTGGGACCCCTTGTTCATGGCAGAGCCACCTCCCGGGACCTAG
- the UNG1 gene encoding uracil-DNA glycosylase (BUSCO:EOG09264GMT;~COG:L;~EggNog:ENOG410PGX3;~InterPro:IPR002043,IPR036895,IPR018085,IPR005122;~PFAM:PF03167;~go_function: GO:0004844 - uracil DNA N-glycosylase activity [Evidence IEA];~go_function: GO:0016799 - hydrolase activity, hydrolyzing N-glycosyl compounds [Evidence IEA];~go_process: GO:0006281 - DNA repair [Evidence IEA];~go_process: GO:0006284 - base-excision repair [Evidence IEA]), which translates to MHYLLTIRPVRRILSPRRHTIVGNMAGRAGMKRDANHLTTPEADSKKPKANGSITSFFGAPKSKPGDPKPTSSSSSFNKQKWVDSLTPEQKELLQLEIDTLDESWLAQLKEEVVKPEFLALKRFLQKEKQSGAKIFPPEEDIYSWSRHTPLHKVKVVIVGQDPYHNYNQAHGLAFSVRPPTPAPPSLVNIFNEIQNDYPSFQRPANKGGLLIPWAERGVLMLNTCLTVRAHQAASHSNKGWELFTQKAIDLVARVRTRGVVFLAWGTPAGKRVTGINRAKHYVLQSVHPSPLSASRGFFGNQHFKKCNEWLAERYGADEVIDWSLTSKSKISSPFTTIQSPALTGAPKKSIAKESDASLVKEEVSKTTEPAKSTEAVDEFEDDLDALEALAAAEVTR; encoded by the exons ATGCATTATCTCCTGACGATTCGACCTGTTCGAAGGATACTCTCACCCAG GCGACATACGATTGTCGGCAACATGGCCGGTAGAGCGGGCATGAAACGTGATGCTAATCATTTGACGACACCAGAGGCCGATTCCAAGAAACCCAAGGCCAATGGAAGCATCACTTCATTCTTTGGGGCCCCCAAAAGCAAACCCGGCGACCCAAAGCCcacttcgtcttcatcgagcTTCAACAAGCAGAAATGGGTCGACTCATTGACTCCAGAACAAAAGGAGCTCCTCCAACTTGAAATTGACACTCTCGACGAGAGCTGGCTGGCACAGCTTAAGGAGGAAGTCGTCAAGCCGGAGTTCCTAGCGCTGAAGCGCTTCCTCCAGAAGGAAAAGCAATCGGGGGCTAAAATCTTTCCTCCCGAAGAAGATATCTACTCATG GTCTCGTCATACGCCTCTCCACAAGGTGAAGGTGGTCATCGTCGGCCAAGATCCTTATCATAATTATAACCAGGCTCATGGTCTTGCATTTTCCGTCCGCCCTCCAACTCCTGCCCCGCCTTCCCTCGTCAACATTTTCAACGAAATTCAGAATGACTATCCCTCTTTCCAAAGACCCGCAAACAAGGGTGGCCTTCTCATACCCTGGGCCGAGCGTGGTGTATTAATGCTGAACACTTGCTTGACTGTACGCGCACACCAGGCCGCTAGCCATTCAAACAAGGGATGGGAATTGTTCACGCAGAAAGCCATAGACTTGGTGGCCCGAGTACGGACGCGCGGAGTTGTTTTTCTTGCATGGGGAACACCCGCAGGGAAGCGTGTGACAGGCATCAATAGAGCGAAGCATTATGTTTTGCAATCGGTCCATCCAAGCCCGCTAAGTGCGTCAAGAGGATTC TTCGGAAACCAACATTTTAAAAAATGCAATGAGTGGCTTGCTGAACGTTATGGTGCCGACGAAGTCATTGACTGGTCGTTGACTTCGAAGAGCAAAATCAGCTCACCTTTTACCACCATCCAAAGCCCTGCTCTCACTGGTGCCCCGAAAAAATCTATCGCTAAGGAGTCAGATGCTAGTTTGGTGAAGGAAGAGGTTTCCAAAACAACAGAGCCTGCCAAATCTACCGAGGCCGTTGACGAGTTTGAAGACGATCTCGATGCGCTGGAAGccctagcagcagcagaagtgaCCAGGTAG